A section of the Primulina eburnea isolate SZY01 chromosome 1, ASM2296580v1, whole genome shotgun sequence genome encodes:
- the LOC140838560 gene encoding blue copper protein-like, which translates to MEMAEAITFLLLLLHVFPAVYGATISVGGSSGWTTGFNYDSWANGQAFTTKDALLFNYGPSHSVEEVSASDYEDCNTNNPIVSYSPSPTSIPLSSTGTRYFICPTSNHCSRGMKLAVTITDGSSTAPPPPPSTTIPPPQPRNSTVPPSHPPSTTASPPPKTTPTPSPSTRSSPPSRSPLAPTNTPPPAPSHGTILAARNSMFVEIFLVMASFFALIG; encoded by the exons ATGGAAATGGCCGAAGCTATTACTTTTCTTCTTCTGCTACTCCATGTTTTTCCGGCAGTGTATGGCGCCACTATCTCTGTCGGCGGCAGCAGTGGATGGACGACCGGATTCAATTACGATTCTTGGGCTAATGGTCAAGCGTTTACAACCAAAGATGCCTTGT TGTTTAACTATGGCCCCAGCCATTCCGTAGAAGAAGTAAGCGCCAGTGACTATGAAGACTGCAACACCAATAATCCCATTGTTTCATACAGCCCCAGCCCAACTTCAATTCCCCTCTCCTCAACCGGAACAAGATACTTCATCTGCCCCACCTCCAACCACTGCTCTCGGGGCATGAAATTGGCAGTCACAATCACCGACGGAAGCAGCACCGCCCCACCGCCGCCACCGTCCACCACCATTCCGCCACCTCAACCTAGAAACAGTACTGTTCCTCCATCGCATCCGCCCAGCACCACTGCGTCACCTCCACCCAAAACCACACCAACTCCCTCCCCGAGCACCCGCTCATCGCCTCCCTCGCGTTCTCCACTCGCACCCACCAATACTCCACCTCCAGCACCCTCTCATGGCACGATTTTGGCAGCCCGGAATAGCATGTTTGTTGAAATATTTCTTGTTATGGCTTCATTCTTTGCGCTTATAGGCTAG
- the LOC140838566 gene encoding stellacyanin-like, whose translation MAKAITFLAALLLVFQAVYGANIVVGGAGGWSSSVNYDNWANGQTFTTSDVLVFNYGPSHSVDEVNQADYQNCNSDNPISSNSPSPSSIPLTTTGTRYFICPESNHCSRGMKLAVTVTSGSNTGTPSPPSGTTPSPPDSGTTPSTPEPPPPSSDATVVLVGWNSLFVGVLVVVAALFGVIG comes from the exons ATGGCCAAAGCTATCACTTTTCTTGCTGCTCTCCTCCTAGTTTTTCAGGCAGTTTACGGTGCCAACATCGTTGTAGGGGGCGCCGGCGGGTGGAGCTCGAGTGTCAATTATGATAACTGGGCTAACGGCCAGACTTTTACCACATCAGACGTGCTTG TGTTCAACTATGGTCCCTCCCATTCCGTGGACGAAGTAAACCAAGCTGACTACCAGAACTGCAACTCCGACAACCCCATCTCTTCAAACAGTCCAAGCCCGAGTTCCATCCCACTCACCACCACGGGGACGAGGTATTTCATCTGTCCCGAATCCAATCACTGCTCTCGAGGCATGAAATTGGCCGTCACGGTCACCAGCGGAAGCAACACCGGCACCCCATCACCGCCATCCGGCACCACACCATCGCCTCCGGACTCCGGCACCACTCCGTCGACCCCGGAGCCTCCACCGCCCTCTAGTGATGCGACGGTCGTTCTGGTTGGATGGAACAGTTTGTTCGTCGGGGTGTTAGTCGTTGTGGCCGCCTTGTTTGGAGTGATTGGCTAG